Within the Flavobacterium sp. N502536 genome, the region TCCGCCACCACCGTCGCCGGTATTTAATTCAGCCATTTTAGTGTATCTTTTTTAATTAAAAGTCTTTTCCTCTCATACCCGTAACTAAGTTAAAGGAATTGATTTTTTGATCTTGTAAAATATCCATAATCTTTTTGATTTGTGGATACTGCTCTTTAGCGTCACCTTTGATCGCAATCTGCAATTCTTTATCATCAAGGTCAATTGCGGCTCTTCTTGAAACTAAAAGCCATTCTTTTAATTGATTGTCTAAAGAATCAATTGGAATTCCAGGTTGATCAGCTTTTACTCTATCCGCCGCTTTCATAGCGATGATTTGCTTCAAATTTGCTACTGGTACACCGAAGTCATCCATTAAGGCAAATTTTGTTTTATCATCTTCTGAGAAAGTAACACCGAATTTAGCTCCCATTCCTTCAAGAGTTCTTTTACGAATCTCTCTTCCTTTGATATCAAAAAACACTTTGCTTTTTCCGTCTGCTCCTTTACCGATCGTAATAATTGCCAAATCAGAATCTGGTAATTTACTTTGAACAGTAGAAGAAGGCATATCTACAGGAAGTGCTTCTGGCACCTTAGCAGTAGCGGTCAAAATAAAGAACGTAAGCAAAAGGAACGCAACATCACACATGGCAGTCATATCTGTCGATGTTGACTTTTTTTTCATTTTTATTTTAGCCATTCTCTTTTATTTTATTTTGATAATAATTAATTATATAGTATCAAAAATTAATTATTGTTTCAAACTTCCTCTGAATCTTCTGTAAGTATTCACGATTGTAGTACCAGCCTCATCGATAGAGTAAGTTAAATCATCAATTTTAGCAGTAAAGAAGTTGTAAGAAACGATCGCTAAGATTGAAGTAGAGATACCTGTTGCAGTGTTGATAAGTGCCTCAGAAATACCTGTTGCAAGAGCAGCTTGGTCTGGAGTTCCAGCAGAAGCTAACGCACCAAACGCTTTAATCATACCAGATACAGTTCCTAATAATCCTCCTAAAGTTCCTAATGATACTAAAGTAGAGATAATAGTCATATTTTTTTCTAACATTGGCATTTCTAATGAAGTAGCCTCTTCAATTTCTTTGTGGATTACTTCTGAAGCTTCTTCACTGTTGAAACCTTCTTTTTTAACATCTTGATATTTAATCAAAGCAGATTTAATTGCGTTTGCAACTGAACCTTGTTGTTTGTCACATGAAGCGATAGCAGCCTCGATGTTTCCTTCTTTAATACTTCCTTGTACATTTTTCATAAAT harbors:
- a CDS encoding MotA/TolQ/ExbB proton channel family protein translates to MANVKVKKESTSNGGGMITGIIIVACILVGVFIWKVIMGDAANFEGGNPETGHPINTLGQVYKGGFIVPVLLGMFLMVVVFSIERFIVIGKAAGKANLDTFMKNVQGSIKEGNIEAAIASCDKQQGSVANAIKSALIKYQDVKKEGFNSEEASEVIHKEIEEATSLEMPMLEKNMTIISTLVSLGTLGGLLGTVSGMIKAFGALASAGTPDQAALATGISEALINTATGISTSILAIVSYNFFTAKIDDLTYSIDEAGTTIVNTYRRFRGSLKQ
- a CDS encoding ExbD/TolR family protein, which gives rise to MAKIKMKKKSTSTDMTAMCDVAFLLLTFFILTATAKVPEALPVDMPSSTVQSKLPDSDLAIITIGKGADGKSKVFFDIKGREIRKRTLEGMGAKFGVTFSEDDKTKFALMDDFGVPVANLKQIIAMKAADRVKADQPGIPIDSLDNQLKEWLLVSRRAAIDLDDKELQIAIKGDAKEQYPQIKKIMDILQDQKINSFNLVTGMRGKDF